In one Brevibacillus composti genomic region, the following are encoded:
- a CDS encoding M15 family metallopeptidase, with amino-acid sequence MKKQNHAALVVAAVLAGALLGGCQAGDIGAWISGSGGQSQPNEPAQGATPAAPGSNGQSETPQAPSIDWSAIPESVVLAPGSEQALPHAYGITYTTSAPDVVTITPDGKMTVSAQAATGSKAEITVDYQGQSKTAQLTVKSSLEETIALVNNIPTVTNPADLAVVVNKQRSLPADYVPAGLVEPNVPFPFAGKAEKKLLREPAARALESLFAAAQKDGIQLYGVSGYRSYRTQKALFEGYVKTQGAEHASRYSANPGKSEHQTGLAMDVSGADSRTRLEEPFADTPEGKWLAAHCAEHGFIIRYPKGKEEITGYAYEPWHLRYVGQSMAKEIMEKGISLEEYFQDAVAVQSKP; translated from the coding sequence ATGAAAAAGCAAAATCACGCCGCTCTCGTCGTCGCAGCTGTCCTCGCTGGCGCGCTTTTGGGAGGGTGTCAAGCAGGTGATATCGGTGCGTGGATCTCCGGCTCCGGCGGACAATCGCAGCCCAATGAACCGGCGCAGGGAGCGACACCGGCAGCACCCGGCTCAAACGGGCAATCCGAAACACCGCAGGCCCCGTCCATCGATTGGAGCGCGATCCCGGAATCGGTGGTCCTCGCCCCCGGCAGCGAACAAGCCCTGCCGCATGCTTACGGGATTACCTACACGACTTCTGCTCCAGATGTGGTCACCATCACTCCCGATGGCAAAATGACGGTCTCTGCGCAGGCCGCTACCGGCTCCAAGGCGGAGATAACCGTCGATTACCAAGGGCAGAGCAAGACGGCGCAGCTGACGGTAAAGAGTTCGCTCGAGGAGACGATTGCACTCGTTAACAATATCCCGACCGTCACCAATCCGGCCGATCTGGCCGTGGTCGTCAACAAGCAGCGCTCCTTGCCTGCAGATTACGTCCCTGCCGGTTTGGTCGAGCCGAATGTCCCCTTCCCCTTCGCTGGAAAGGCGGAAAAGAAACTGCTTCGCGAGCCTGCCGCCAGAGCGCTGGAATCGCTTTTTGCCGCCGCGCAGAAAGATGGTATTCAATTATACGGAGTATCGGGCTATCGCTCCTACCGGACACAGAAGGCGCTGTTTGAAGGCTACGTCAAAACACAGGGAGCCGAGCACGCTTCCCGCTACAGTGCCAACCCGGGCAAAAGTGAGCATCAGACGGGTCTGGCCATGGATGTATCCGGCGCCGATTCCCGGACCCGATTGGAGGAGCCGTTCGCAGATACGCCGGAAGGCAAATGGCTGGCGGCCCACTGTGCGGAGCATGGCTTTATCATTCGCTACCCCAAGGGCAAGGAAGAGATCACCGGCTATGCCTACGAACCTTGGCATCTCCGGTACGTCGGACAAAGCATGGCGAAGGAGATCATGGAAAAGGGAATTTCCCTGGAGGAGTATTTCCAGGATGCCGTCGCTGTCCAGAGCAAACCGTAA